The following coding sequences lie in one Corticium candelabrum chromosome 10, ooCorCand1.1, whole genome shotgun sequence genomic window:
- the LOC134185417 gene encoding uncharacterized protein LOC134185417: MRVRSRLFGRAGDIVYVKVVVFLLPSFSSLSIDLNGPQAAGLDYQVEWLEGGGAVYLAAHSTSVASSEPTNDTVAECLVIRGDTFRSQEVTLNVSADSNFTITTNSSTLQVCRRDVSMQHDLQPLVDVMKHLRFDCRMDCTFPSNRTFVVFFAFKNGSESLTSETRVWITSRPVVYVSNAPITVLYTEGSQPVFLFGNSSLTVGFNRQRSLRSLYIRLTLLDILDVQQETLSVNATNVHATFNTTNVTSTLTLLFPGNTMDTDVANILRLIRYYSNGSCPHSGIRHIEVVISNGRLSSDPVVIRVDVRTSLVIADIPRKKYWQVEFGRPVRLAEMAVLKRRDKRDASPVYRGRVRYINFMSRDWTTDPLTRLQCSKLTNPVTKLFSCIDFGSSMPVNLIKNGIFQGVVETLGDIQRYNFSAGLKLTVLSDQVVVAPWSLSVWLLLNSPDNHLLITKFEKNTMETIYHIDVCFDGVTFVYTSTLNVSVTATFAYPLLLNVSLWHHFVLIAGSLGVQGYVDGQCIDVMSMKLDNETISSHSSKRLPSPLDQTGHLEMSVVHPLSNTPAVSLAGVMMSNRVFTDLQVKCAAGCEEQLHVNTDIIPYNLLKQLKPVFSNGGQMLSLSGPASLDAYTLLLQSLSYVTFANPPDESPRSIKFYISDKTFRVHHDMQLVHVCNATENCGNAVNVTCEMVNATTHQCICPMASTIFDTKTQTCTPLVSCADEGVTCGNNSLCVEISEIELLCNCTSGFKKDGNSNCVDINDCVANVCHNGGTCVDGVNAFVCVCPFNYNGSKCDVLNDMCLPLCVNGRCQGNRCVCDSGYSGLQCDIDINAQCTKTSCLNGGTCIEVDDTYQCLCLSRFDGARCQSNITETTGDAFSATVVVAIGVSIGTVVVLLIVIIAIFITLRKRRTNSLMVEGQRRMRFTYSQYLGESHFSSRKASRKSYAVVQPKANHSDLKKDLRPTVRRLSMAFEHGETGSVFGSISGSLHEMSMPGLFRPRSNTDTSEFFRPATALPNVDESTTGNIINSNFTADDILESNEDQLDDKPDEITDDDDDDSTYINNFEKIIENFGNPDSNSIGLPGHIESNNSHSDDNNDTTSEVMHESPTSKSLLEAIEPTNEGLLTPGQVRARQQAIAMLSNFSWPDVSDDGDESDNS, translated from the exons ATGAGGGTGAGATCAAGATTGTTCGGCCGGGCAGGTGACATTGTGTATGTAAAGGTAGTTG TATTTCTCCTCCCATCATTCTCTTCACTGTCCATCGATCTCAATGGACCTCAAGCTGCAGGACTCGACTATCAAGTTGAATGGCTGGAAGGGGGCGGTGCAGTGTACCTTGCTGCACACTCTACATCAGTAGCATCCAGTGAGCCAACGAATGACACAGTTGCAGAGTGTCTGGTCATTCGTGGTGACACATTTCGATCGCAGGAAGTCACACTTAATGTCTCTGCTGACTCGAACTTTACCATCACTACGAACAGCTCCACCCTGCAAGTCTGTCGACGTGATGTATCCATGCAACACGATCTCCAGCCTCTTGTTGATGTTATGAAACATCTGAGATTCGATTGTCGGATGGACTGCACGTTTCCTTCCAACCGAACATTCGTTGTGTTTTTCGCATTCAAAAATGGGAGTGAGTCGTTAACGAGTGAGACTCGTGTGTGGATCACGTCACGCCCGGTTGTGTACGTCTCCAATGCACCAATCACAGTGTTGTATACAGAAGGTAGTCAACCTGTTTTCTTATTTGGAAATTCGTCTCTCACTGTGGGATTCAACAGACAGCGATCATTACGAAGTCTTTACATTCGTCTCACGTTGCTTGACATTTTGGATGTACAACAGGAGACATTGAGTGTTAACGCCACGAATGTTCATGCCACGTTTAATACAACAAACGTGACGAGTACGCTCACACTTTTATTCCCTGGGAACACGATGGACACGGATGTTGCTAATATATTGAGACTCATTAGATATTATAGCAACGGATCATGTCCCCACAGCGGCATTCGACATATCGAGGTCGTCATCTCGAACGGTCGTCTGTCGAGCGATCCGGTTGTGATCCGCGTCGACGTTCGTACATCGCTCGTCATTGCCGACATTCCACGGAAAAAATATTGGCAAGTTGAGTTTGGTCGTCCCGTACGATTAGCGGAGATGGCCGTGTTAAAACGAAGAGATAAACGAGACGCGTCGCCTGTGTATCGAGGTCGAGTTCGATACATTAACttcatgtcacgtgactggacAACGGATCCTCTCACACGACTGCAATGCAGCAAGCTCACTAATCCGGTTACCAAACTGTTTTCTTGTATCGACTTTGGATCGTCAATGCCTGTCAATCTCATTAAAAATGGAATCTTTCAAGGCGTGGTTGAGACTCTTGGTGACATACAAAGATACAACTTTTCTGCCGGATTGAAGCTTACCGTACTTTCTGATCAAGTGGTTGTTGCTCCGTGGAGTCTCTCAGTTTGGCTATTACTCAACTCACCAGACAATCATCTGTTGATAACAAAATTTGAGAAAAACACCATGGAAACGATTTATCACATCGATGTGTGTTTTGATGGAGTGACGTTTGTGTATACCTCGACACTTAATGTGTCTGTGACTGCTACGTTTGCGTATCCGTTGTTGCTGAATGTGTCGTTATGGCATCATTTTGTGTTGATAGCCGGCAGTTTGGGAGTTCAGGGATACGTTGATGGTCAATGTATTGATGTGATGAGCATGAAATTGGACAATGAG ACAATTTCTAGTCACAGTTCGAAGCGGCTGCCTTCTCCCTTGGATCAGACTGGACATCTGGAAATGAGTGTTGTGCATCCTTTGTCTAACACTCCTGCAGTCTCTCTAGCTGGTGTCATGATGTCCAACCGTGTGTTTACAGATTTACAAGTGAAATGTGCTGCAGGCTGTGAAGAGCAGCTTCATGTCAATACAGACATTATCCCATACAATCTATTAAAACAGCTCAAA CCAGTGTTTAGTAATGGTGGACAAATGCTGTCTTTGTCTGGTCCTGCGTCTCTCGATGCGTACACTCTGCTCCTACAAAGTCTTTCCTATGTGACCTTTGCAAACCCTCCAGATGAATCTCCTCGCAGCATCAAGTTCTACATATCAGACAAAACGTTCAGAGTACACCACGACATGCAACTCGTACACGTTTGCAACGCAACTGAGAATTGTGGGAATGCAGTGAACGTGACTTGTGAAATGGTCAATGCAACAACACATCAATGCATATGCCCGATGGCATCCACAATATTTGATACAAAAACTCAAACGTGTACACCACTGGTCAGTTGTGCAGACGAGGGAGTGACGTGTGGTAACAACTCACTGTGTGTTGAAATCAGTGAGATCGAACTTTTATGCAACTGCACTTCCGGATTTAAAAAAGATGGCAACTCTAattgtgttgatatcaatgactgtGTGGCTAATGTTTGCCACAATGGAGGCACGTGTGTTGACGGTGTGAATGCattcgtttgtgtttgtccattcaacTACAATGGCAGCAAGTGTGATGTTCTGAACGACATGTGTCTTCCTTTGTGTGTCAATGGACGATGTCAAGGCaacagatgtgtgtgtgatagtgGCTATAGTGGGTTACAGTgtgatattgatattaatgctcaATGCACAAAGACGAGTTGTTTAAATGGAGGAACGTGTATCGAAGTGGACGACACGTatcagtgtttgtgtttgtctcgGTTTGATGGAGCAAGATGTCAGTCCAATATCACGGAAACGACAGGTGATGCAT TTTCAGCTACAGTTGTGGTTGCTATTGGAGTATCTATTGGTACAGTTGTCGTTCTTCTCATTGTTATCATCGCCATTTTTATTACACTGAGAAAACGACGGACAAACAGTTTGATGGTCGAAGGCCAAAGAAG aATGCGTTTTACTTACAGTCAGTATCTTGGAGAGTCACATTTTAGTTCTCGAAAAGCATCCAGGAAATCGTATGCTGTTGTTCAACCGAAAGCAAATCACTCTGATTTGAAGAAAGATTTGAGACCCACTGTACGTCGTCTGTCGATGGCATTTGAACATGGGGAAACAGGCAGCGTGTTTGGATCTATTTCCGGGTCTCTACATGAAATGAGCATGCCTGGACTGTTCAG ACCACGATCTAACACTGATACATCCGAGTTCTTCCGACCAGCCACTGCTCTTCCTAATGTAGACGAGAGCACAACTGGcaacataatcaacagtaacTTCACAGCAGACGATATCTTAGAGAGCAACGAAGATCAACTAGACGACAAACCAGACGAGATCACagatgacgatgatgacgaCAGCACATACATTAACAATTTTGAGAAAATTATTGAAAACTTTGGTAATCCGGACAGCAACTCAATTGGTCTCCCTGGTCACATTGAATCAAACAACAGTCACAGTGATGATAACAATGACACTACCAGTGAGGTAATGCACGAGTCACCAACTAGCAAGTCACTTCTGGAGGCTATTGAGCCAACAAATGAGGGATTATTGACACCAGGGCAGGTGAGAGCTCGACAGCAAGCGATTGCCATGCTTAGCAACTTTAGTTGGCCAGACGTGTCCGATGATGGAGACGAGAGTGACAACAGTTGA
- the LOC134185543 gene encoding DNA methyltransferase 1-associated protein 1-like isoform X2 gives MGDDVRDILEWEGLQSGSSSSVSKEAIIGSGNKKKKTTGSAFKRPEGMARELYALLYSENKDIPSLAQSSSGSGYKQNKAQLGRSRVREWKWMAFTNLARNDGAILHHWRRKVDGDKPYPFSKFNKTVDVPMYTTEEYKYLQEEYPTSWSKEETDYLFDLCRRFDLRFPIIHDQYNTSDFSTRSIEALKDHYYSVCRRLAKVRGLSGEQVSQACHFDAQHETDRKAHLEKLFARTQEQVDEEEYLSAELKRIDQRKKEREKKQQDLQKIIAAADNTERQMTRTPKKAAQKKKAISNSSSLVPSLQEEVPSVVEVAPKSVEKSGGVYVRSIKLKMQASLGQKKTKVIEALLEEFGIGLNPMPTEQVCNEFAELRNDLSLLLDLKTAADSCEYEVQTLRHRYEGLTPERDKLPASIRSAIEPFKPSSSGTALHVIDMAMSGPSASGTQRKRRAAALEHNSNQYKKSRRF, from the exons ATGGGAGATGACGTGAGAGATATCTTAGAATGGGAAGGCCTTCAATCGGGCTCGTCATCAAGTGTCTCCAAAGAAGCGATTATTGGAAGTGGAAACAAG AAAAAGAAGACAACTGGATCTGCATTTAAAAGACCAGAGGGAATGGCTAGAGAATTATATGCACTTTTATACAGTGAGAACAA agaTATTCCATCATTAGCTCAAAGTAGCAGCGGCAGTGgttacaaacaaaacaaagcaCAGCTGGGTAGATCACGAGTAAGAGAATGGAAATGGATGGCGTTTACTAATCTTGCAAGAAAC GATGGCGCCATATTGCACCACTGGAGAAGAAAAGTTGATGGAGACAAGCCATATCCATTTTCCAAGTTCAATAAA acAGTCGATGTACCAATGTATACAACAGAAGAATACAAG TATTTACAAGAAGAGTATCCAACGTCATGGAGTAAGGAAGAGACAGACTATTTATTTGATCTTTGCAG GAGGTTTGATCTACGATTTCCTATCATCCATGATCAATACAACACAAGCGATTTCTCT ACTCGAAGCATTGAAGCATTGAAGGATCATTACTACAGTGTGTGTCGACGACTGGCAAAG GTACGTGGGTTGAGTGGCGAACAAGTGAGTCAGGCATGTCATTTCGATGCTCAacatgagacagacagaaaggcacaTCTGGAGAAATTGTTTGCAAGAACTCAAGAACAG GTTGACGAGGAGGAGTATCTTAGCGCGGAGTTGAAGCGTATTGATCAACGGAAGAAAGAACGagaaaagaaacaacaagATCTACAGAAAATTATTGCAGCCGCAGacaacacagagagaca GATGACACGGACACCAAAGAAGGCAGCTCAGAAGAAGAAGGCTATTTCTAATAGTTCATCTCTTGTACCGTCTCTTCAAGAGGAAGTTCCATCA GTTGTGGAAGTCGCACCAAAATCAGTTGAAAAGTCAGGCGGAGTGTATGTTCGAAGCATCAAg TTGAAAATGCAGGCATCTCTTGGTCAGAAGAAAACGAAAGTGATTGAGGCTTTGTTGGAAGAATTTGGCATCG GTCTAAATCCCATGCCAACAGAGCAAGTTTGTAATGAATTTGCAGAGCTTAG GAATGATTTGAGCTTGTTACTTGATCTGAAGACAGCTGCTGACTCATGTGAATACGAAGTGCAGACTCTTCG ACATCGCTATGAAGGCCTAACTCcagagagagacaaactaCCTGCAAGCATTA GATCGGCTATTGAACCATTTAAG CCTTCATCTAGTGGCACAGCACTACATGTTATTGACATGGCAATGTCCGGACCAAGTGCCAGTGGAACG CAACGAAAGCGGCGTGCTGCAGCTTTGGAGCACAACAGCAACCAATACAAAAAGTCAAGAAGATTCTAG
- the LOC134185745 gene encoding uncharacterized protein F21D5.5-like: protein MSKRSSSRVASSAAKRTKEEEEKRLKFDLSWNYVGDGSPAALIFLDGPSAAANAKKVAAFDLDSTVIKTASGKKFPTSTSDWQFFDDCVPTKLRSLHKQDTRIVIFTNQSEIEKKKVTVNDLCQKFESIINELDIPVQLFMSTGYNQYRKPSTAMWDYFVSHCCPNVSIDVSNSFFVGDAAGRPKNWKPGVSKDFSASDRMFAANIGLQYYTPEEFFLGESKVTDFEWRRPQPSTFMQKHSETMKDFQRQTQEMVLLIGRPASGKSTFSRRHLQPHGYINISRDTLTTQSKCLQAVDEALKNGKSVVVDNTNPSQSARSEYIKIAKKSKIPVRCLVFTTGRELSDHLNYYRMYQTEGKERRIPDVAFRVYEKYYKEPELTEGITKIEHVNFIPQFDSKRDEDLFKKWAM, encoded by the exons ATGTCCAAACGTTCTTCTTCCCGTGTGGCGTCGTCTGCAGCCAAAAGGACAAAGGAAGAAGAGGAGAAACGTTTGAAATTTGATTTAAGCTGGAATTATGTCGGAGACGGGTCTCCTGCAGCCTTGATTTTCTTGGACGGACCTTCTGCTGCAGCAAATGCCAAAAAg GTTGCAGCTTTTGACTTGGACTCTACGGTCATTAAGACTGCCAGCGGAAAGAAGTTTCCTACCAGTACAAGCGACTGGCAATTCTTCGACGATTGTGTTCCTACAAAGTTACGTTCTCTTCACAAGCAAGACACAAGAATCGTTATCTTCACTAACCAATCAGAAATCGAGAAAAAGAAAGTAACAGTCAACGACCTTTGTCAAAAATTTGAAAGCATCATTAATGAACTCGACATTCCCGTCCAACTGTTTATGTCCACAGGATACAATCAATACCGCAAACCCAGCACAGCCATGTGGGATTATTTCGTATCTCATTGTTGTCCCAACGTCTCGATTGACGTCTCAAACTCGTTTTTTGTGGGAGACGCAGCTGGAAGGCCAAAGAATTGGAAGCCAGGCGTCTCAAAGGATTTCTCAGCTTCAGATCGAATGTTTGCTGCAAATATTGGACTGCAGTATTACACGCCTGAAGAGTTCTTTCTTGGAGAGAGTAAAGTTACGGACTTCGAATGGAGACGTCCTCAACCGTCCACATTCATGCAGAAACACAGCGAAACTATGAAAGACTTTCAGCGTCAG ACTCAGGAAATGGTGTTGCTCATCGGTCGTCCTGCCTCTGGAAAGTCAACATTCTCACGTCGTCATTTACAGCCACATGGATACATTAATATCAGTCGTGATACCCTCACTACCCAATCAAAGTGTTTACAAGCTGTTGATGAGGCACTTAAAAACGGAAAGAGCGTCGTAGTTGATAACACCAACCCTTCCCAGTCAGCAAGATCTGAATACATAAAGATTGCCAAGAAGTCGAAAATCCCCGTTCGATGTTTGGTGTTCACAACTGGTCGTGAGTTGTCAGACCATCTCAACTACTATCGTATGTACCAGACGGAAGGCAAGGAGAGAAGGATACCAGACGTTGCGTTTCGAGTTTACGAGAAATATTACAAGGAGCCTGAGTTAACTGAAGGAATAACGAAGATAGAACACGTCAATTTCATTCCTCAGTTTGACAGCAAGAGAGACGAGGATTTATTCAAGAAGTGGGCAATGTAG
- the LOC134186131 gene encoding PDZ domain-containing protein GIPC1-like, giving the protein MPLFKRSDTKKKSRRKSSDTTPPSTLPPPPQEKAPQVPQTASQNAVTRQDLIFHAQLAHGSPTKKIKDFSNVKEMYARIGEAFKMRASEILFCTLNTHKVDMACLLGGQIGLDDFLFVHVKGITKEVQIIKVDVALGLTITDNGAGSAFIKRIKEGSVVDDHPDINVGDHVEEIDGKNMVGCRHYEVAKLLKELPQHSEFSMKLVEPKKAFDAIGPRSVSRSGGQPKASATAAIAAAAAADTQQNGEPVTSPEIDAAVGTGRTTLRLRSKGPATVEKVEDSSWEVQAAQKADELLESFMGIRDFELAQTLIDLGKDKQNVDEFACAVDEILGDFEFPDEFLYDVWGALTDARPKSS; this is encoded by the exons ATGCCTCTCTTCAAACGCAGCGATACGAAAAAGAAGTCACGGCGCAAATCATCAGACACCACTCCTCCCAGCACCTTACCACCACCACCTCAAGAGAAAGCACCTCAAGTGCCTCAAACAGCCAGTCAGAACGCTGTAACTCGACAAGATCTGATCTTCCACGCCCAGTTGGCGCACGGCAGTCCGACTAAGAAAATCAAGGACTTTTCCAACGTCAAAGAAATGTACGCGCGCATCGGTGAGGCGTTCAAAATGAGAGCAAGCGAG ATCCTTTTTTGCACACTCAATACACACAAAGTCGACATGGCTTGCCTACTTGGAGGTCAGATAGGACTTGATGATTTCCTCTTTGTTCACGTTAAAGGAATCACAAAGGAAGTGCAGATCATCAAAGTAGACGTAGCTCTTGGACTGACCATAACTGACAATGGAGCCGGCTCTGCTTTCATCAAACGAATCAAAGAGGGAAGTGTAGTAGACGATCATCCCGATATCAATGTGGGTGATCATGTGGAGGAAATTGATGGGAAGAATATGGTTGGATGTAGACATTATGAAGTAGCAAAGCTGCTCAAAGAGCTGCCACAACACTCAGAATTTTCGATGAAGCTAGTGGAGCCTAAGAAGGCATTTG ATGCTATTGGACCACGGTCAGTGTCTCGGTCTGGAGGACAGCCAAAAGCATCAGCTACAGCAGCTatagcagcagctgcagcagcagataCACAACAAAATGGAGAACCAGTCACATCACCAGAAATAGACGCAGCAGTTGGAACTGGCCGCACAACACTAAGACTGCGATCAAAAGGACCAGCAACAGTAGAAAAAGTAGAG GATTCATCATGGGAGGTGCAAGCAGCACAGAAAGCTGACGAACTTCTGGAAAGTTTTATGGGAATTCGTGACTTTGAACTTG ctCAAACTCTCATTGACTTAGGAAAGGACAAGCAAAATGTTGACGAGTTTGCATGTGCTGTTGACGAAATACTCGGCGACTTTGAATTTCCTGATGAATTTCTGTACGATGTGTGGGGAGCGTTGACTGACGCTCGACCTAAATCGTCATAG
- the LOC134185621 gene encoding DNA excision repair protein ERCC-8-like produces the protein MNIYSLYCRQLGQDPPWMVRRCIEEERSRQLDLSKEKNVIHYHETAVKALDIDSVEGRYLLTGAADGGLAIFDVRNTSGSDKWMAPVVCTVEGKVAPGHQYMVSSVQWYPHDTGMFFTSSTDQTLKVWDANTLRVSEQFNFQHSVFMHHISPMASSHCLIAVGGDTEHITLCDMRSGSQSHILQGHREGVLSVCWSPRSDYLLASGSLDQCILLWDVRKVRSCVASLDQHNGKQASDTPHLGVSAHNGSVTALSFLPDGLHLLSFGRDNRLRLWDVLTSRNTLVNYGRVVNQCRVGCQFALTRCQNPGFAFVPSANNIQMFDIHEGKRLRILKGHFRTVNCCAFHPYEQELYSCSSDCSVLVWSPAVKRISCFDEICWSDKQTTSRLQAVSSYTEDTWSDDDD, from the exons ATGAATATTTACTCGCTTTATTGTCGTCAACTAGGCCAAGATCCACCGTGGATGGTGCGTCGTTGCATTGAAGAGGAACGAAGTCGTCAGTTGGACTTGAGCAAAGAGAAAAATGTCATTCATTACCATGAGACTGCAGTTAAGGCGTTGGATATTGACAGTGTAGAAGGAAGATA TTTGCTAACTGGAGCTGCCGATGGTGGGTTGGCAATATTTGACGTCAGAAATACTTCTGGAAGTGACAAATGGATGGCTCCTGTAGTTTGTACTGTGGAAGGAAA GGTAGCTCCTGGTCATCAGTATATGGTCAGTTCTGTTCAATGGTATCCTCACGACACAGGCATGTTCTTCACTAGCTCTACAGATCAAACACTCAAAGTGTGGGACGCAAACACATTAAGA GTAAGCGAACagttcaattttcaacatTCTGTTTTTATGCATCATATCTCTCCTATGGCAAGCAGTCATTGCTTGATTGCAG TCGGTGGTGATACAGAGCATATAACTTTATGTGATATGAGATCAGGATCTCAGTCTCACATTCTTCAAG GTCACAGGGAAGGCGTcttgtcagtttgttggtCTCCACGAAGTGACTATTTATTGGCTAGTGGAAG TCTTGATCAGTGCATTCTCTTGTGGGACGTAAGGAAGGTTCGTAGCTGTGTGGCTTCACTAGATCAACACAACGGCAAGCAAGCGAGCGACACGCCTCATTtag GAGTGTCTGCTCACAATGGAAGTGTTACTGCTTTGTCGTTTCTACCTGATGGATTGCATCTGTTGAGCTTTGGAAGGGACAATAGGCTAAGACTGTGGGACGTGTTGACATCAAGAAATACACTG GTAAACTATGGCCGAGTTGTCAATCAGTGTCGTGTTGGATGTCAGTTTGCTCTCACGCGCTGCCAGAATCCTGGATTTGCATTCGTTCCATCTGCTAACAACATTCAGATGTTTGATATTCATGAGGGCAAGAGACTTCGAATTCTAAAGGGACATTTTAGGACAGTGAATTGTTGTGCTTTTCATCCGTATGAACAG GAACTCTACAGCTGCTCTAGTGACTGCAGTGTGTTAGTGTGGTCTCCAGCAGTAAAGAGGATCAGTTGTTTTGATGAG ATTTgttggtcagacaaacaaacgacaaGCCGATTACAAGCTGTTTCATCCTACACCGAAGACACATGGAGTGACGATGATGACTGA
- the LOC134185543 gene encoding DNA methyltransferase 1-associated protein 1-like isoform X1, producing MGDDVRDILEWEGLQSGSSSSVSKEAIIGSGNKKKKTTGSAFKRPEGMARELYALLYSENKDIPSLAQSSSGSGYKQNKAQLGRSRVREWKWMAFTNLARNDGAILHHWRRKVDGDKPYPFSKFNKTVDVPMYTTEEYKKYLQEEYPTSWSKEETDYLFDLCRRFDLRFPIIHDQYNTSDFSTRSIEALKDHYYSVCRRLAKVRGLSGEQVSQACHFDAQHETDRKAHLEKLFARTQEQVDEEEYLSAELKRIDQRKKEREKKQQDLQKIIAAADNTERQMTRTPKKAAQKKKAISNSSSLVPSLQEEVPSVVEVAPKSVEKSGGVYVRSIKLKMQASLGQKKTKVIEALLEEFGIGLNPMPTEQVCNEFAELRNDLSLLLDLKTAADSCEYEVQTLRHRYEGLTPERDKLPASIRSAIEPFKPSSSGTALHVIDMAMSGPSASGTQRKRRAAALEHNSNQYKKSRRF from the exons ATGGGAGATGACGTGAGAGATATCTTAGAATGGGAAGGCCTTCAATCGGGCTCGTCATCAAGTGTCTCCAAAGAAGCGATTATTGGAAGTGGAAACAAG AAAAAGAAGACAACTGGATCTGCATTTAAAAGACCAGAGGGAATGGCTAGAGAATTATATGCACTTTTATACAGTGAGAACAA agaTATTCCATCATTAGCTCAAAGTAGCAGCGGCAGTGgttacaaacaaaacaaagcaCAGCTGGGTAGATCACGAGTAAGAGAATGGAAATGGATGGCGTTTACTAATCTTGCAAGAAAC GATGGCGCCATATTGCACCACTGGAGAAGAAAAGTTGATGGAGACAAGCCATATCCATTTTCCAAGTTCAATAAA acAGTCGATGTACCAATGTATACAACAGAAGAATACAAG AAGTATTTACAAGAAGAGTATCCAACGTCATGGAGTAAGGAAGAGACAGACTATTTATTTGATCTTTGCAG GAGGTTTGATCTACGATTTCCTATCATCCATGATCAATACAACACAAGCGATTTCTCT ACTCGAAGCATTGAAGCATTGAAGGATCATTACTACAGTGTGTGTCGACGACTGGCAAAG GTACGTGGGTTGAGTGGCGAACAAGTGAGTCAGGCATGTCATTTCGATGCTCAacatgagacagacagaaaggcacaTCTGGAGAAATTGTTTGCAAGAACTCAAGAACAG GTTGACGAGGAGGAGTATCTTAGCGCGGAGTTGAAGCGTATTGATCAACGGAAGAAAGAACGagaaaagaaacaacaagATCTACAGAAAATTATTGCAGCCGCAGacaacacagagagaca GATGACACGGACACCAAAGAAGGCAGCTCAGAAGAAGAAGGCTATTTCTAATAGTTCATCTCTTGTACCGTCTCTTCAAGAGGAAGTTCCATCA GTTGTGGAAGTCGCACCAAAATCAGTTGAAAAGTCAGGCGGAGTGTATGTTCGAAGCATCAAg TTGAAAATGCAGGCATCTCTTGGTCAGAAGAAAACGAAAGTGATTGAGGCTTTGTTGGAAGAATTTGGCATCG GTCTAAATCCCATGCCAACAGAGCAAGTTTGTAATGAATTTGCAGAGCTTAG GAATGATTTGAGCTTGTTACTTGATCTGAAGACAGCTGCTGACTCATGTGAATACGAAGTGCAGACTCTTCG ACATCGCTATGAAGGCCTAACTCcagagagagacaaactaCCTGCAAGCATTA GATCGGCTATTGAACCATTTAAG CCTTCATCTAGTGGCACAGCACTACATGTTATTGACATGGCAATGTCCGGACCAAGTGCCAGTGGAACG CAACGAAAGCGGCGTGCTGCAGCTTTGGAGCACAACAGCAACCAATACAAAAAGTCAAGAAGATTCTAG